A DNA window from Ranitomeya imitator isolate aRanImi1 chromosome 2, aRanImi1.pri, whole genome shotgun sequence contains the following coding sequences:
- the LOC138664118 gene encoding uncharacterized protein: MNSVLSKRGRRKLVHENHIYLFSKRTADDVHSIWVCEKRSTCKGRVWTNEESGEVVKVVNLHSHAAQAARPEAIRLVNEAVARARTTQETPQQILTDVVSGAALLPRKASLKRTIRLARQLGNIPRLPQTLDQLVIPLEFQEISIDGVQQQFLLHDSGIGHSRMLIFGTRDNLHLLAQSKEWFADCMFFTTSALFKQLYTIHVVHSGLVVLLVYTLLTVKSRSTYQRLLQELKNLQPGLQPDNLMLDFELAAIQAFESEFPNLVKTGCFFHLSQSVWRKVQNEGLKMQFQGDHELARWIRMIPALAFLPPQNVVQSFEELVEDPDFPQEAIPIANYFEDRYIGRMNRRGRQAPLFPVQFWNVYERTLNDQQRTNNDVEGWHCSFRETCGTIFKNIYRFINCLKHQQELHSFEIIQIIAGNPIAARNKKYATISARVKRIVQDFNNRSLIDYLRGIAYSIEF; encoded by the exons atgaattcagttctgtccaaacgtggaaggaggaagttggtccatgagaatcacatttacttattttccaaacgaaccgctgatgatgtccattccatctgggtatgtgaaaaacggtcgacttgcaagggacgtgtttggaccaatgaagaatctggcgaagttgtgaaagtagtcaatcttcacagtcacgcagcacaagctgcaagacctgaagcaatccgacttgttaatgaggcagttgccagggcaaggacaacacaggagacaccacaacagattctcacagacgtcgtttcaggagcagcacttctcccaaggaaagcatcactgaagaggacaatacgattagcaaggcaacttggcaatatcccaaggttacctcaaacccttgatcaacttgttatccccctggagttccaggagatcagtattgatggtgtccagcagcagttccttctccatgactctg gaattggacacagccgtatgttgatatttggaacaagagacaatctccatctactggcacaaagtaaagagtggtttgctgattgcatgtttttcactacatcagccttgtttaagcaactttacacaattcatgtagtccacagcggccttgttgttctgctagtgtacaccttgctgacagtcaagagccgttctacataccagaggttgctgcaagagctgaagaacttgcagcctggactgcagccagacaacctgatgttggattttgaactagctgcaatacaggcatttgaaagtgaattccccaaccttgtgaagactggttgctttttccacctatcacagtcagtttggcgtaaagttcaaaatgaaggactcaagatgcaatTCCAAGGTGACCATGAACTTGcccgttggatacgcatgatacctgccctggcctttctaccaccacagaatgttgtgcaatcatttgaagaattagtggaagatcctgactttccacaagaagcaatacctattgccaactattttgaagaccgctatatcggtcgaatgaatcgcagaggacgtcaagcacctttgtttccagttcaattctggaatgtgtatgaacgaacattgaatgatcaacagcgaacaaataatgatgtcgaaggatggcactgtagctttcgagaaacatgtggtactATTTTCaaaaatatataccggttcattaactgtctgaaacatcagcaagagctccatagttttgaaattattcagataatagcaggaaatcccatcg